The Ictalurus furcatus strain D&B chromosome 5, Billie_1.0, whole genome shotgun sequence genome includes a region encoding these proteins:
- the ppardb gene encoding peroxisome proliferator-activated receptor delta b — protein MEAVEREASTGKSGCLTELTVVQSVVALDGLTEDEGSSQPDLNFPHITEDTTWLMVQEGESTSSELQELGSASGEEAESKEAGDNPCVQNGVEAEKDKLQNNSSAAVTTSTCPDPLQSSTLSLSDHLKLGRDESEGMGLNMECKICGDKASGFHYGVHACEGCKGFFRRTIRMKLEYDRCERTCRIQKKNRNKCQYCRFQKCLALGMSHDAIRYGRMPEAEKKKLVAGLIAGEKSLLSPGASDLKTLAKHVNSAYLKNLNMTKKKARSILTGKTNCTPPFVIHDMDSLWQAENGLVWNQLNGAPPNKEIGVHVFYRCQCTTVETVRELTEFAKNIPGFVELFLNDQVTLLKYGVHEAIFAMLPSLMNKDGLLVANGKGFVTREFLRSLRKPFSEIMEPKFEFAVKFNALELDDSDLALFVAAIILCGDRPGLMNVKQVEQIQDSILQALDQHLQAHHPESVHLFPKLLQKMADLRQLVTENAQLVQMIKKTESETSLHPLLQEIYKDMY, from the exons ATGGAGGCAGTCGAGCGAGAAGCTTCTACGGGAAAGAGTGGCTGTCTGACGGAGCTGACCGTCGTGCAGAGTGTTGTAGCTTTGGATgggcttactgaagatgaagggTCATCACAGCCTGACCTCAACTTTCCTCACATTACTGAGGACACAACCTGGTTAATGGTTCAGGAAGGAGAATCAACCTCCTCTGAGCTGCAGGAGCTCGGCTCTGCCTCGGGCGAGGAAGCTGAAAGTAAAGAGGCCGGGGACAATCCATGTGTTCAGAATGGGGTGGAAGCTGAAAAGGATAAACTACAGAACAACAGCAGTGCGGCTGTAACAACCAGCACATGTCCAG ATCCGCTGCAGAGCTCCACTCTCTCATTGTCTGATCATTTAAAGTTGGGCCGAGATGAGTCCGAAGGTATGGGACTAAACATGGAGTGCAAGATATGTGGGGACAAAGCTTCAGGGTTCCACTACGGTGTACATGCTTGCGAAGGCTGCAAG GGTTTTTTCAGACGCACCATTCGTATGAAGCTAGAGTATGATCGCTGTGAACGGACTTGTCGGATCCAAAAGAAGAATCGCAATAAATGCCAGTACTGCCGCTTCCAGAAATGTCTGGCTCTTGGCATGTCCCATGATG CTATTCGTTATGGCCGTATGCCAGAGGCAGAGAAGAAGAAGCTGGTGGCAGGACTGATAGCAGGAGAGAAGAGTCTACTGAGCCCTGGAGCCTCTGATCTCAAAACTTTGGCAAAGCACGTCAACTCCGCCTACCTTAAAAACCTCAATATGACGAAAAAGAAGGCACGAAGCATCCTCACTGGAAAAACAAACTGCACCCCG CCCTTTGTGATTCATGATATGGACTCTTTGTGGCAAGCAGAGAATGGTTTAGTCTGGAACCAGCTGAATGGTGCTCCCCCAAACAAAGAAATTGGAGTACATGTCTTCTACCGCTGCCAGTGCACCACAGTGGAAACTGTTCGAGAGCTCACAGAGTTCGCCAAAAATATCCCAGGCTTTGTAGAGCTCTTCCTTAATGATCAG GTAACTTTGTTAAAGTATGGTGTCCATGAGGCCATTTTTGCAATGCTACCATCACTCATGAATAAAGATGGACTTCTGGTAGCCAATGGGAAGGGTTTTGTGACGAGAGAGTTTCTGCGCAGCCTGCGCAAACCCTTCAGTGAAATTATGGAACCCAAGTTTGAATTTGCTGTGAAGTTCAATGCCCTGGAGCTGGACGATAGTGACCTGGCTCTGTTTGTTGCGGCCATCATACTGTGTGGAG ACCGCCCTGGACTCATGAATGTGAAGCAGGTCGAGCAGATTCAGGACAGTATCCTCCAAGCTCTGGACCAGCACCTCCAGGCTCACCATCCAGAGTCAGTCCAcctcttccccaaactgctgcagAAGATGGCTGACCTGAGGCAGTTGGTCACAGAGAATGCTCAGCTGGTCCAAATGATTAAAAAGACTGAATCTGAGACCTCGCTCCATCCGCTTCTACAGGAAATCTATAAAGACATGTATTAA
- the mkrn4 gene encoding makorin, ring finger protein, 4 isoform X2, which translates to MDGCGVSGRHSGKRGFNLGRRLCRQFVNGSCRFGQRCSYLHEYPEVPSVQVCRYFQKGGCWFGENCSWRRRRGSEPLVTSLSFQQTSQHPTTDIAEEEEHAVLEAGSILHQQEEGLQLQESHDQGLHHLPCSSADKSTVNAASNVQEKTDPKTNQQESGGLESGATASVDHGLSEAYNQSKDVFCGICMDKVYEKSTMRERRFGILPNCSHAFCLGCIMTWRKTKDFQEEVIKACPQCRVKSSFYIPSKYWVCEGEAKEALIASFKEKSSKIKCNFFMRHGCCPFASECIFSHELPPGHRPSRRCFRPKNALELLEDMGSEDQRLLSYLLALTLLDDEDFDFIQFELV; encoded by the exons ATGGATGGTTGTGGGGTGTCCGGTAGACATTCGGGCAAACGTGGTTTTAATTTGGGAAGGCGACTTTGCAG GCAGTTTGTAAACGGCTCATGCAGGTTTGGTCAGCGCTGTTCTTATCTGCATGAGTATCCTGAAGTGCCTTCAGTTCAAGTGTGCAGGTACTTCCAGAAAGGAGGTTGCTGGTTTGGAGAAAACTGCAG CTGGAGACGGCGACGAGGGTCTGAACCCTTGGTCACGAGTTTAAGCTTCCAGCAGACTTCACAACACCCAACTACAGATATTGCTGAGGAGGAAGAGCATgctgtgttggaagcagggtcTATACTTCACCAACAGG AGGAGGGGTTGCAGCTACAGGAAAGTCATGACCAGGGTCTGCATCACTTACCCTGCAGTAGTGCAGACAAATCCACAGTTAATGCTGCATCTAATGTTCAAGAGAAAACTGACCCTAAAACAAACCAACAG GAGAGTGGTGGGCTGGAGAGTGGTGCAACAGCTTCAGTTGATCATGGGCTATCTGAAGCCTACAATCAAAGCAAAGATGTCTTCTGTGGTATCTGCATGGACAAGGTTTATGAAAAAAGCACCATGCGAGAGAGGCGCTTTGGAATCCTGCCCAACTGCAGTCATGCCTTCTGTCTTGGCTGCATCATGACCTGGAGAAAGACCAAAGACTTTCAGGAAGAGGTCATAAA AGCCTGTCCACAGTGTAGAGTGAAGTCCTCCTTTTACATTCCCAGTAAGTACTGGGTTTGTGAGGGTGAGGCGAAGGAAGCACTGATTGCTTCGTTTAAAGAAAAGAGCAG taaaataaagtgcaACTTCTTCATGCGTCATGGATGCTGCCCCTTTGCATCAGAGTGCATCTTCAGCCATGAGCTACCACCTGGACACAGACCTTCTCGTAGATGTTTTAGACCCAAG AATGCTTTGGAGTTGCTGGAGGATATGGGTAGTGAGGACCAGCGGCTTTTAAGCTACCTCCTTGCCCTGACCCTTTTGGATGATGAGGACTTTGATTTTATCCAATTTGAGCTTGTTTGA
- the mkrn4 gene encoding makorin, ring finger protein, 4 isoform X1, whose amino-acid sequence MDGCGVSGRHSGKRGFNLGRRLCRQFVNGSCRFGQRCSYLHEYPEVPSVQVCRYFQKGGCWFGENCRYLHISGPDNGSSGARRGSAPVVNGSALPGHGLSDRRGSEPSLFPVLDAYSWRRRRGSEPLVTSLSFQQTSQHPTTDIAEEEEHAVLEAGSILHQQEEGLQLQESHDQGLHHLPCSSADKSTVNAASNVQEKTDPKTNQQESGGLESGATASVDHGLSEAYNQSKDVFCGICMDKVYEKSTMRERRFGILPNCSHAFCLGCIMTWRKTKDFQEEVIKACPQCRVKSSFYIPSKYWVCEGEAKEALIASFKEKSSKIKCNFFMRHGCCPFASECIFSHELPPGHRPSRRCFRPKNALELLEDMGSEDQRLLSYLLALTLLDDEDFDFIQFELV is encoded by the exons ATGGATGGTTGTGGGGTGTCCGGTAGACATTCGGGCAAACGTGGTTTTAATTTGGGAAGGCGACTTTGCAG GCAGTTTGTAAACGGCTCATGCAGGTTTGGTCAGCGCTGTTCTTATCTGCATGAGTATCCTGAAGTGCCTTCAGTTCAAGTGTGCAGGTACTTCCAGAAAGGAGGTTGCTGGTTTGGAGAAAACTGCAG GTATCTTCATATTTCTGGTCCAGACAATGGGTCTTCCGGTGCCAGGCGTGGTTCGGCACCTGTAGTTAATGGTTCTGCATTGCCAGGTCATGGTTTATCTGATCGACGGGGTTCTGAGCCTTCACTTTTCCCTGTGCTGGATGCATACAGCTGGAGACGGCGACGAGGGTCTGAACCCTTGGTCACGAGTTTAAGCTTCCAGCAGACTTCACAACACCCAACTACAGATATTGCTGAGGAGGAAGAGCATgctgtgttggaagcagggtcTATACTTCACCAACAGG AGGAGGGGTTGCAGCTACAGGAAAGTCATGACCAGGGTCTGCATCACTTACCCTGCAGTAGTGCAGACAAATCCACAGTTAATGCTGCATCTAATGTTCAAGAGAAAACTGACCCTAAAACAAACCAACAG GAGAGTGGTGGGCTGGAGAGTGGTGCAACAGCTTCAGTTGATCATGGGCTATCTGAAGCCTACAATCAAAGCAAAGATGTCTTCTGTGGTATCTGCATGGACAAGGTTTATGAAAAAAGCACCATGCGAGAGAGGCGCTTTGGAATCCTGCCCAACTGCAGTCATGCCTTCTGTCTTGGCTGCATCATGACCTGGAGAAAGACCAAAGACTTTCAGGAAGAGGTCATAAA AGCCTGTCCACAGTGTAGAGTGAAGTCCTCCTTTTACATTCCCAGTAAGTACTGGGTTTGTGAGGGTGAGGCGAAGGAAGCACTGATTGCTTCGTTTAAAGAAAAGAGCAG taaaataaagtgcaACTTCTTCATGCGTCATGGATGCTGCCCCTTTGCATCAGAGTGCATCTTCAGCCATGAGCTACCACCTGGACACAGACCTTCTCGTAGATGTTTTAGACCCAAG AATGCTTTGGAGTTGCTGGAGGATATGGGTAGTGAGGACCAGCGGCTTTTAAGCTACCTCCTTGCCCTGACCCTTTTGGATGATGAGGACTTTGATTTTATCCAATTTGAGCTTGTTTGA